In the Juglans microcarpa x Juglans regia isolate MS1-56 chromosome 6D, Jm3101_v1.0, whole genome shotgun sequence genome, one interval contains:
- the LOC121234645 gene encoding GDSL esterase/lipase At4g10955-like isoform X2, which produces MVSFYTFKMMREKDAICICRESTHYRRSVAASLVKGVYILEWDRQEKLQGPHALAPPWWEFFQFQLLHHLVDDVDFSIFGAIYEFKPQPSYYNYSGDGSPRYVIAFRGTLTKPGSLLRDLELDLHLMKNGLHLTSRFETAMKAVQNMVAAAGASNVWLAGHSLGSAMAMLAGKTMAKAGIFLESFLFNPPFFSAPIERIKGKKVKHGLRIASSVITAGLTLAMTTKHQRNRAAEDPFATLCAWTPRLFVNPADPVCSEYIGYFEHRNKMEEMGAGIIERLATQNSIGCLLMNAMGMEAEALHLIPSASLTINLTPSRGFRQAHGINQWWGPDLRLGSELYKYK; this is translated from the coding sequence ATGGTCTCTTTCTATACTTTCAAGATGATGAGGGAAAAAGATGCTATCTGTATATGCAGGGAGAGTACACATTACCGAAGATCTGTTGCTGCCAGTTTGGTTAAGGGTGTCTACATTCTTGAGTGGGACCGCCAAGAGAAACTTCAAGGTCCCCACGCCCTTGCTCCTCCTTGGTGGGAGTTTTTCCAATTTCAGTTGCTCCATCATCTTGTGGATGATGTTGATTTTTCCATCTTTGGTGCCATATACGAATTCAAACCTCAGCCATCTTACTATAACTATTCAGGGGATGGTAGTCCACGATATGTGATTGCTTTCCGAGGCACCTTAACTAAGCCAGGCTCCCTCTTGCGGGATCTCGAGCTGGATCTCCACTTGATGAAAAATGGACTTCACCTAACATCTAGATTCGAGACTGCTATGAAAGCTGTCCAAAACATGGTTGCTGCTGCAGGTGCTTCGAATGTCTGGTTAGCTGGCCATTCACTAGGGTCAGCAATGGCAATGCTTGCTGGAAAGACAATGGCCAAGGCCGGTATCTTTCTtgaatcttttcttttcaatccgCCATTCTTTTCTGCCCCCATCGAGAGAATTAAGGGTAAAAAAGTAAAGCATGGGCTTCGAATTGCAAGCAGCGTGATCACAGCAGGACTCACTCTTGCTATGACTACTAAACATCAAAGGAATAGGGCTGCTGAAGATCCATTTGCTACCTTGTGCGCATGGACCCCTCGTCTATTTGTTAACCCAGCAGATCCAGTTTGTTCAGAATATATCGGGTATTTCGAACACAGGAACAAGATGGAAGAAATGGGAGCAGGAATCATTGAGAGGTTAGCAACCCAGAACTCGATCGGGTGTCTGTTAATGAATGCAATGGGGATGGAGGCAGAGGCACTACACCTCATTCCTTCTGCAAGTCTAACAATCAATTTAACTCCTTCCCGGGGTTTCAGACAAGCTCATGGAATTAATCAGTGGTGGGGACCTGATCTGCGGTTGGGGTCTGAGCTCTACAAGTATAAATAA
- the LOC121234645 gene encoding GDSL esterase/lipase At4g10955-like isoform X1, producing the protein MAFERNAFSLSGPLHLTSVDWESTHYRRSVAASLVKGVYILEWDRQEKLQGPHALAPPWWEFFQFQLLHHLVDDVDFSIFGAIYEFKPQPSYYNYSGDGSPRYVIAFRGTLTKPGSLLRDLELDLHLMKNGLHLTSRFETAMKAVQNMVAAAGASNVWLAGHSLGSAMAMLAGKTMAKAGIFLESFLFNPPFFSAPIERIKGKKVKHGLRIASSVITAGLTLAMTTKHQRNRAAEDPFATLCAWTPRLFVNPADPVCSEYIGYFEHRNKMEEMGAGIIERLATQNSIGCLLMNAMGMEAEALHLIPSASLTINLTPSRGFRQAHGINQWWGPDLRLGSELYKYK; encoded by the exons ATGGCCTTTGAGAGGAACGCCTTTAGCCTTTCAGGACCATTACACCTAACTTCTGTTGACTG GGAGAGTACACATTACCGAAGATCTGTTGCTGCCAGTTTGGTTAAGGGTGTCTACATTCTTGAGTGGGACCGCCAAGAGAAACTTCAAGGTCCCCACGCCCTTGCTCCTCCTTGGTGGGAGTTTTTCCAATTTCAGTTGCTCCATCATCTTGTGGATGATGTTGATTTTTCCATCTTTGGTGCCATATACGAATTCAAACCTCAGCCATCTTACTATAACTATTCAGGGGATGGTAGTCCACGATATGTGATTGCTTTCCGAGGCACCTTAACTAAGCCAGGCTCCCTCTTGCGGGATCTCGAGCTGGATCTCCACTTGATGAAAAATGGACTTCACCTAACATCTAGATTCGAGACTGCTATGAAAGCTGTCCAAAACATGGTTGCTGCTGCAGGTGCTTCGAATGTCTGGTTAGCTGGCCATTCACTAGGGTCAGCAATGGCAATGCTTGCTGGAAAGACAATGGCCAAGGCCGGTATCTTTCTtgaatcttttcttttcaatccgCCATTCTTTTCTGCCCCCATCGAGAGAATTAAGGGTAAAAAAGTAAAGCATGGGCTTCGAATTGCAAGCAGCGTGATCACAGCAGGACTCACTCTTGCTATGACTACTAAACATCAAAGGAATAGGGCTGCTGAAGATCCATTTGCTACCTTGTGCGCATGGACCCCTCGTCTATTTGTTAACCCAGCAGATCCAGTTTGTTCAGAATATATCGGGTATTTCGAACACAGGAACAAGATGGAAGAAATGGGAGCAGGAATCATTGAGAGGTTAGCAACCCAGAACTCGATCGGGTGTCTGTTAATGAATGCAATGGGGATGGAGGCAGAGGCACTACACCTCATTCCTTCTGCAAGTCTAACAATCAATTTAACTCCTTCCCGGGGTTTCAGACAAGCTCATGGAATTAATCAGTGGTGGGGACCTGATCTGCGGTTGGGGTCTGAGCTCTACAAGTATAAATAA
- the LOC121234646 gene encoding GDSL esterase/lipase At4g10955-like has protein sequence MASEREYFSLSGPLHLTSVDWESADDQRSVAACLVQGVYILERDRQEKRQGAHALAPPWWEFFHFGLLRCLVDDADSSIFGAIFEFKPPASCCNHSLDGSPRYVLAFRGTITKQDSLSRDLELDLHLIRNGLHQTSRFEIAMQAVRNMVAAVGDSNVWLAGHSLGSAMAMLAGKSMAKSGIFLKSFLFNPPFFSAPIERIKSKKLKHGIRFATSVITAGLTLAMKAKHQSNRAQEDPFTALSAWAPCLFVNPADHICSEYIGYFEHRKKMEEIGAGGIERLATQNSLGSLLINAMGKEAEPLHLIPSARMTINATPSPDFKYAHGIHQWWGPDLQLRSELYKYK, from the exons ATGGCGTCTGAGAGGGAATACTTTAGCCTTTCTGGACCATTACACCTAACTTCAGTTGACTG GGAGAGTGCAGATGATCAAAGGTCTGTGGCTGCCTGTTTGGTTCAGGGTGTCTACATTCTTGAGCGGGACCGCCAAGAGAAACGTCAAGGTGCCCACGCCCTTGCTCCTCCTTGGTGGGAGTTTTTCCATTTTGGGTTGCTCCGTTGTCTTGTGGACGATGCTGATTCTTCCATCTTTGGTGccatttttgaatttaaacctCCAGCATCTTGCTGTAACCACTCACTGGATGGAAGTCCACGATACGTGCTTGCTTTCCGAGGCACCATAACTAAGCAAGACTCCCTCTCACGGGATCTCGAGCTTGACCTCCACTTGATCCGAAATGGACTTCACCAGACATCTCGCTTTGAGATTGCTATGCAAGCTGTCCGAAACATGGTTGCTGCCGTAGGTGATTCAAATGTCTGGTTAGCCGGCCATTCCCTTGGGTCAGCGATGGCAATGCTTGCTGGAAAAAGTATGGCCAAGAGTGGTATCTTTCtcaaatcttttcttttcaatccgCCATTCTTTTCTGCCCCAATTGAGAGAATCAAGTCTAAAAAACTGAAACATGGGATTCGATTTGCGACCAGTGTGATCACAGCAGGACTCACTCTTGCTATGAAGGCTAAACACCAGAGTAATAGGGCACAAGAAGATCCATTTACTGCTTTGTCTGCATGGGCCCCTTGTCTATTTGTGAACCCAGCAGATCACATTTGTTCAGAATATATTGGCTATTTTGAACACAGGAAAAAGATGGAAGAGATTGGAGCAGGAGGTATTGAGAGGTTAGCGACCCAGAACTCGTTAGGAAGTCTGTTAATAAATGCAATGGGGAAGGAGGCTGAGCCACTACACCTCATTCCTTCCGCAAGAATGACAATCAATGCAACTCCTTCCCCAGATTTTAAATATGCTCATGGAATTCATCAGTGGTGGGGACCTGATCTGCAGTTGCGGTCTGAGCTTTACAAGTACAAATAG
- the LOC121236204 gene encoding uncharacterized protein LOC121236204, with amino-acid sequence MSKPHRPPSGHTNLASCIVATIFLIFVLIIILIVYFTVFKPHDPKISVNAVQLPSFSISNGTVNFTFSQYVAVRNPNRAVFSHYDSTLRLLYSGRQVGFLFIPAGKIDAGQTQYMAATFAVQSFPLTTAPQSTVGVMGTSFLPGGGVAGGGGGFRIGPTMEIQSRLEMAGRVRVLHFFTHHVDARAGCKVVVAVSDGSVLGFHC; translated from the coding sequence ATGAGCAAGCCCCATAGGCCGCCCTCCGGTCATACCAACCTGGCCTCATGCATTGTGGCcaccatttttttaatcttcgttctcatcatcatcctcatcgtCTACTTCACCGTCTTCAAGCCCCACGACCCCAAGATCTCTGTCAACGCCGTTCAGCTTCCCTCCTTCTCCATCTCCAACGGCACCGTCAACTTCACCTTCTCCCAGTACGTCGCCGTCCGTAACCCCAACCGGGCCGTCTTCTCCCACTACGACAGCACCCTCCGGCTACTCTACTCCGGCAGGCAGGTCGGTTTCTTGTTCATACCCGCAGGCAAGATCGACGCCGGCCAAACCCAGTACATGGCTGCCACCTTCGCCGTCCAGTCCTTCCCGCTGACGACGGCTCCGCAGAGTACTGTTGGCGTCATGGGAACCTCCTTCCTCCCCGGAGGCGGAGTCGCTGGCGGTGGGGGTGGGTTCCGGATCGGGCCAACCATGGAGATCCAGTCACGGCTGGAGATGGCGGGCCGGGTTCGAGTGCTGCACTTCTTCACGCATCACGTGGACGCTAGAGCGGGCTGCAAGGTCGTCGTCGCTGTGAGTGATGGATCTGTCTTGGGTTTCCACTGCTAA